A region of Vanessa cardui chromosome 1, ilVanCard2.1, whole genome shotgun sequence DNA encodes the following proteins:
- the LOC124533547 gene encoding synaptonemal complex protein 1-like: MDENHGHNLDSEYKRYMEIIRPYLGQLLDQDVIEICNAWIQRLSNCKEHEKSLRNKYIFAMCYQLAKGVLEEPFLKYPSADELSLLTDDANSDETLSELEYQIIDLDNVETQVIYDNEKTSLSTIGYLSLNSEAQTDNNKNQELTERNKSFNSMTYNLTDNMYNQNIICYNCSNDVPDFNSNKNNEDSYNVRTKNIIMKLREIKRMNVALQRELAALREELRTRNQVDNLSNDILKVDNATSTCTISQDSTTTLKCKLEEMNVSRNSLLEKVRNLQENLDNFNYIKQHEIEDLEAKHKLQLIDTKASVQEEVKACYEKKLEDLKLQYERTIKEIETQKIKEAEKIIMNKDVIIANKDKTIISQGDEIDQLKNDIKDLKKDHCYLSSKYTTFPNDSNVENFKEIAGDFEKRINKIQKSKAKLSRACEVKVNNLQREKHLMECSLHLELVRQRAQVIQEMSNEHQTELTEALNKLESNYKEIIANVQSTAVQRRMQDQMALESIIQAVCGVRNEGMYTNSAQATCPSQLTNKATRNQTRDCNRNCDVEMPTVFQGNKVGSIIVGGKSFGEESVVNDYCIDSEKLGDLFEKLYIPQRDTSCDTSKK, from the coding sequence ATGGATGAAAATCACGGACATAATCTAGACTCAGAATATAAACGGTATATGGAAATAATACGACCCTATTTAGGTCAGTTACTTGATCAGGatgttattgaaatatgtaatgCTTGGATTCAAAGGCTGTCAAATTGTAAAGAACACGAAAAATCACTAcgtaacaaatacatatttgcTATGTGCTATCAATTGGCTAAAGGTGTACTTGAAGAACCGTTTCTCAAATACCCATCAGCTGACGAACTATCTCTATTAACAGATGATGCAAACAGTGATGAAACTTTATCAGAATTAGAATACCAAATAATAGATTTAGATAACGTTGAAACACAAGTTATTTATGACAATGAAAAAACTTCGCTATCTACGATAGGATATTTGTCTCTCAATAGTGAAGCTCaaactgataataataaaaatcaagaaTTGACTGAAAGAAACAAATCTTTTAATTCAATGACGTACAATTTAACTGATAATATGTATAACCAAAACATAATATGCTATAATTGTTCTAATGATGTGCCAGATTtcaacagtaataaaaataacgaagACTCATATAACGttagaacaaaaaatattataatgaaacttCGAGAAATTAAAAGAATGAACGTTGCGCTTCAAAGAGAATTGGCGGCTTTAAGAGAGGAGTTAAGAACCAGGAATCAAGTTGATAATTTGTCTAATGACATTTTGAAGGTTGATAATGCTACCAGCACTTGTACGATATCGCAAGATAGCACAACTACGTTAAAATGCAAATTAGAAGAAATGAATGTATCTAGAAATAGTCTTCTTGAAAAAGTTAGAAATTTGCAAGAAAACctcgataattttaattatattaaacaacatGAAATAGAAGACTTAGAAGcaaaacataaattacaattaattgataCTAAAGCATCTGTACAAGAAGAAGTGAAGGCTtgctatgaaaaaaaattggaagACCTTAAACTACAGTATGAAAGAACTATTAAAGAAATTGAAAcccaaaaaataaaagaagcagaaaaaataataatgaataaagatGTAATCATTGCTAATAaagataaaactataatatctcAGGGTGATGAAATTGATCAATTGAAAAATGACATTAAGGATCTTAAAAAGGATCATTGCTATTTATCTAGTAAATATACAACTTTTCCTAATGACTCAAATGTAGAAAATTTTAAGGAAATAGCTGGTGATTTTGaaaaacgtataaataaaatacaaaaatcgaAAGCCAAGTTGTCCAGGGCTTgtgaagtaaaagtaaataatttacagaGAGAAAAACATTTAATGGAGTGTTCATTGCATCTTGAATTAGTTAGACAGAGAGCTCAGGTTATACAAGAAATGTCTAACGAACATCAAACAGAATTAACTGAAGCTCTAAACAAATTAGAGAGCAACTACAAGGAAATTATTGCTAATGTACAATCAACAGCTGTTCAACGCAGAATGCAGGACCAAATGGCGTTAGAATCGATAATACAAGCAGTTTGCGGTGTACGGAATGAAGGTATGTACACTAATAGTGCACAAGCTACATGTCCAAGCCAATTAACGAACAAAGCTACGCGTAATCAAACGAGAGACTGCAATAGAAATTGCGATGTTGAAATGCCGACCGTATTTCAAGGTAATAAGGTCGGTAGTATTATCGTCGGGGGTAAATCTTTCGGCGAAGAGAGTGTGGTAAATGACTATTGCATCGATAGCGAGAAGTTGGGTGATTTGTTCGAGAAATTGTACATTCCTCAGAGGGACACGAGCTGCGACACGTCTAAAAAGTAA